In Zingiber officinale cultivar Zhangliang chromosome 6A, Zo_v1.1, whole genome shotgun sequence, a single genomic region encodes these proteins:
- the LOC121996473 gene encoding transcription termination factor MTERF8, chloroplastic-like: MKRLHYFSSFCQTVSSTRSLRPHDAALLFTVLPYSASAAAAAAAAAAAAAVAAASITGRHMFMAQYLVNSCGFDQEKATEASKLLKGIQSRQQPDSILAFLKSYGFDDGSTKRLLLLFPKCLLLDVEKAFAPRFRAFEDLGLSPSDIVNLVRSNPSTIKMKHERIVSKIEFWQGLLSSKDALVKLIKTNRGILTYSIENKIKPNLELLRECGLDGPKLASILRNRPKIVAQNADFLKSLISRAEDLGVPRTSEMFHRILCALFTVSSEKFKMQMELFRSFGWSENDFVAAFHKCPTFPLKSSMTLQRTMEFLINEAGYASSYIAIRPVLLIMSLERRLIPRHRILATLKSRGHCESDYKVTTYIMATEAKFVEKYITLYKDRYPDLSELYADLSHCNASDSGFQ; the protein is encoded by the coding sequence ATGAAGAGGCTACATTACTTCTCCTCCTTTTGCCAAACTGTGTCATCAACGCGTTCACTTCGCCCCCACGATGCTGCCCTGCTTTTCACGGTCTTACCTTATTCGGCctcggccgccgccgccgccgccgccgccgccgccgccgccgctgttGCCGCCGCATCCATCACTGGGAGGCACATGTTCATGGCCCAGTACCTCGTCAATTCATGTGGCTTCGACCAGGAGAAGGCCACCGAGGCCTCGAAGCTTCTCAAGGGCATCCAATCCCGGCAGCAGCCGGACTCCATCCTTGCTTTCCTCAAAAGTTACGGCTTCGATGACGGATCAACAAAAAGGCTCCTCCTTTTGTTCCCCAAATGTCTTCTTTTGGACGTAGAGAAGGCATTTGCCCCAAGGTTTCGAGCTTTCGAAGATCTTGGTCTCTCCCCATCCGACATCGTCAACCTCGTCAGGTCGAATCCCTCCACCATCAAAATGAAACACGAACGCATTGTATCTAAGATCGAATTTTGGCAAGGCCTTCTCAGCTCCAAGGATGCACTGGTGAAGTTGATCAAGACAAACCGAGGGATTCTTACGTACAGCATTGAGAATAAGATCAAGCCCAACCTTGAGTTACTTCGGGAATGTGGCTTGGACGGCCCAAAGCTTGCCTCTATCTTGCGGAATCGTCCAAAGATTGTGGCACAGAATGCTGATTTCTTGAAGTCCTTGATCAGTCGCGCAGAGGACTTGGGAGTGCCTCGGACATCAGAGATGTTCCATCGCATTCTTTGTGCACTCTTTACGGTCAGTTcagagaagttcaagatgcaaatgGAGTTGTTCCGGAGCTTTGGGTGGTCAGAGAACGATTTTGTTGCGGCATTCCACAAATGTCCTACCTTTCCACTAAAGTCTTCGATGACTTTGCAGAGAACAATGGAGTTCTTGATAAATGAGGCTGGATATGCTTCTTCTTACATCGCTATACGTCCAGTACTATTGATAATGAGCTTGGAGAGAAGGTTGATTCCGAGACACCGGATCTTGGCAACCTTGAAGTCCAGGGGGCACTGTGAAAGTGATTACAAAGTAACAACATACATAATGGCTACTGAGGCCAAATTCGTAGAGAAGTACATTACCCTCTACAAGGATAGGTATCCAGATCTGAGTGAACTCTATGCAGACTTAAGCCACTGTAATGCTTCTGATTCTGGATTTCAATGA